A single window of Achromobacter xylosoxidans DNA harbors:
- a CDS encoding M81 family metallopeptidase, producing MRIGIGGFQHETNTFAPSRAAWEDFADKGGGWPKLVSGPAMFQAVAGANIPVAGFIEAMQQHTLLPATWAAASPSGPVTEDAFERISALILQGLQAALPLDGVYLDLHGAMVTEHLDDGEGELLKRVRALVGPDVPVVASLDLHANMTAAMVRHADALVCYRTYPHIDMAETGQRAAALLARRLAGAPRPCVALRQLPYLIPLCWQSTDIEPARSLYQMVGDIEARGAQSVSLATGFPAADFPDCLPAVWAYGATQAEADAAADTLARAVLDAERDFGGTLYSPDDAVTTAMRLAREANAPVVIADAQDNPGAGGSSDTTGLLRALIRHQARDAAIGLIVDPEAALAAHRAGVGKSVRIALGGHSGIPDDEPLDAEFIVEKTSDGRFDTHGAFYRGFHMDLGPSACLRIGGVRIVVASNKVQMADQEMFRFAGIEPRRAAILAVKSSAHFRADFTPIAHAILVCAAPGSMLMDAAKQPWTRLRPGIRMAPCGPVFSSAASD from the coding sequence ATGCGCATCGGGATCGGCGGCTTTCAGCATGAAACCAATACCTTCGCGCCTTCGCGCGCGGCGTGGGAAGACTTTGCCGACAAGGGCGGCGGCTGGCCGAAGCTGGTCAGCGGTCCGGCGATGTTCCAGGCCGTGGCCGGCGCCAACATTCCCGTGGCCGGCTTCATCGAGGCCATGCAACAGCACACGCTGCTGCCGGCCACGTGGGCCGCGGCCAGCCCTTCCGGTCCAGTCACCGAGGATGCCTTCGAACGCATCAGCGCCCTGATCCTGCAGGGCCTGCAAGCGGCCCTGCCGCTGGACGGCGTGTACCTGGACCTGCACGGCGCCATGGTCACCGAGCACCTGGACGACGGCGAAGGCGAACTGCTCAAGCGCGTGCGCGCGCTGGTCGGCCCCGACGTGCCGGTGGTGGCCAGCCTGGACCTGCACGCCAACATGACAGCGGCGATGGTGCGCCACGCCGACGCGCTGGTCTGCTACCGCACCTATCCGCACATCGACATGGCCGAGACCGGCCAGCGCGCCGCCGCGCTGCTGGCGCGGCGCCTGGCCGGCGCGCCCCGTCCCTGCGTGGCCCTGCGACAGTTGCCCTACCTGATTCCGCTGTGCTGGCAATCGACCGACATCGAGCCGGCGCGCAGCCTGTACCAGATGGTGGGCGACATCGAGGCGCGCGGCGCCCAGAGCGTGTCGCTGGCCACCGGTTTTCCGGCGGCGGATTTCCCCGATTGCCTGCCCGCGGTATGGGCCTACGGCGCCACCCAGGCCGAGGCCGACGCGGCCGCCGACACGCTGGCGCGCGCGGTGCTCGATGCCGAACGGGATTTTGGCGGCACCCTGTATTCACCCGATGACGCGGTCACCACCGCCATGCGACTGGCGCGCGAGGCCAACGCGCCGGTGGTCATCGCCGACGCGCAGGACAACCCCGGCGCCGGCGGCAGTTCCGACACCACGGGCCTGCTGCGCGCCCTGATCCGCCACCAGGCGCGCGATGCCGCCATCGGATTGATCGTCGATCCGGAAGCGGCGCTGGCCGCGCACCGCGCCGGCGTGGGTAAATCGGTCCGCATTGCATTGGGTGGACATTCGGGTATTCCCGACGACGAACCGCTGGACGCCGAGTTCATCGTGGAGAAAACTTCGGATGGGCGCTTCGATACGCATGGCGCGTTCTACCGCGGCTTCCATATGGACCTGGGCCCCAGCGCCTGCCTGCGCATCGGCGGCGTGCGCATCGTGGTGGCGTCCAACAAGGTGCAGATGGCGGACCAGGAAATGTTCCGTTTCGCCGGCATCGAGCCGCGCCGCGCGGCCATCCTGGCGGTGAAAAGCTCGGCGCATTTCCGCGCCGACTTCACCCCCATCGCCCACGCCATCCTGGTTTGCGCCGCGCCGGGATCGATGCTGATGGATGCGGCAAAACAACCATGGACACGGTTGCGTCCCGGCATCAGAATGGCGCCTTGCGGCCCGGTTTTTTCCAGCGCCGCAAGCGACTGA
- a CDS encoding ABC transporter substrate-binding protein, which translates to MLKFVRAAAFAGATLLMAHGAYADTVIKAVMHSPLRLTDPHATTAYITTWHGYMIYDTLLATDADNKIQPQMLEKWDVSADGKTYTMTLRPGQKWHDGKPVTAEDCVASIKRWAAGDGMGRTLLKFTDKIEVIDDNSFRIVMKEPTDLALRALSKPTGTAPFMMPKRIAELPIGQPITDMTGSGPFKVIEFKPGVKTVYAKNADYVPRKEPASGLAGGKVVNVDKVQWDVMPDALTTANALLGGEIDFVEQFPYDLLPMIEGNKDLKEESLSPVGYFTMYRFNFKYPPFNNKKIRQAAMYAIGQEDVMKALVGNPKYWKTCASLWGCGTPLESDIGKDVVVPSNIEKAKALLKEAGYDNTPILVMHATDVGTLSAQPVVMAQALRKAGFNVNLAAMDWQSVATRRASKAAPAEGGWNIHNTNWYATDVMDPVRSAPAAANGDNAWFGWPDFPQVEELRTKFALTSDPAEQKKIADELQRIGIDEGLYVPLGQMSVPTVYTAKLSGLVHAPVFAFWNVKKAP; encoded by the coding sequence ATGCTCAAGTTCGTCCGCGCGGCCGCGTTCGCCGGCGCCACCCTGCTGATGGCCCATGGCGCCTACGCCGACACCGTCATCAAGGCGGTGATGCATTCGCCGCTGCGCCTGACCGATCCGCACGCCACCACCGCGTACATCACCACGTGGCACGGCTACATGATCTACGACACCCTGCTGGCCACCGACGCCGACAACAAGATCCAGCCGCAGATGCTGGAAAAGTGGGATGTCTCGGCCGACGGCAAGACCTACACCATGACGCTGCGCCCGGGCCAGAAATGGCATGACGGCAAGCCGGTCACGGCCGAGGACTGCGTCGCGTCGATCAAGCGCTGGGCCGCCGGCGACGGCATGGGCCGCACGCTGCTGAAATTCACCGACAAGATCGAAGTCATCGACGACAACAGCTTCCGCATCGTCATGAAGGAACCCACGGACCTGGCGCTGCGCGCCCTGTCCAAGCCGACCGGCACCGCGCCGTTCATGATGCCCAAGCGCATCGCCGAACTGCCCATCGGCCAGCCGATCACCGACATGACCGGCTCGGGCCCGTTCAAGGTCATCGAGTTCAAGCCAGGCGTGAAGACCGTCTACGCCAAGAACGCCGACTACGTGCCGCGCAAGGAACCCGCCAGCGGCCTGGCCGGCGGCAAGGTGGTGAACGTGGACAAGGTGCAATGGGATGTGATGCCCGACGCCCTGACCACCGCCAACGCCCTGCTGGGCGGCGAAATCGACTTCGTCGAGCAGTTCCCCTATGACCTGCTGCCGATGATCGAAGGCAACAAGGACCTGAAGGAAGAGTCGCTCAGCCCGGTCGGCTACTTCACGATGTACCGCTTCAACTTCAAGTACCCGCCCTTCAACAACAAGAAGATCCGCCAGGCCGCGATGTACGCCATCGGCCAGGAAGACGTGATGAAGGCGCTGGTGGGCAATCCCAAGTACTGGAAGACCTGCGCCTCGCTGTGGGGCTGCGGCACGCCGCTGGAATCGGACATCGGCAAGGACGTGGTGGTGCCCTCGAACATCGAGAAGGCCAAGGCCCTGCTGAAGGAAGCCGGCTATGACAACACCCCGATCCTGGTGATGCACGCCACCGACGTCGGCACGCTGTCGGCCCAGCCGGTGGTGATGGCCCAGGCCCTGCGCAAGGCCGGCTTCAACGTCAACCTGGCGGCGATGGACTGGCAGAGCGTGGCGACCCGCCGCGCCTCCAAGGCGGCGCCGGCCGAAGGCGGCTGGAACATCCACAACACCAACTGGTACGCCACCGACGTGATGGACCCGGTGCGCTCGGCCCCGGCCGCGGCCAACGGCGACAACGCCTGGTTCGGCTGGCCCGACTTCCCCCAGGTCGAGGAACTGCGCACCAAGTTCGCGCTGACCTCCGATCCGGCCGAGCAGAAGAAGATCGCCGATGAATTGCAGCGCATCGGCATCGACGAGGGCCTGTACGTGCCGCTGGGCCAGATGTCGGTGCCCACCGTGTATACGGCCAAGCTCTCGGGCCTGGTGCATGCGCCGGTGTTCGCGTTCTGGAATGTGAAAAAAGCCCCTTGA
- a CDS encoding ABC transporter permease encodes MLAFVSRRLLATIPVLVMVAVVVFAILRLSPGDPAIIMAGDGATPERIEQIRQTMGLDQPMARQFFIWGGKLLQGDLGTSLMSGVPVTQLIGQRLEPSLSLALLTLVFTLIVAIPLGVLAAWRQGRLLDRAVMGFSVLGFSVPVFVTGYLLIWAFAIKLGWFNVQGYTPLANGFWLFLHRLILPSLALSTVYIALIARITRTSVIEVMGEDFIRTARSKGLTETGVLLGHALRNAAVPIATVVGLGIALLISGVVVTESVFNIPGLGRLVVEAVLARDYPVIQGLTLFFAFVYVFINLVVDCAYTVFDPRIRY; translated from the coding sequence ATGCTGGCATTCGTCTCACGCCGGCTCCTCGCGACCATCCCCGTTCTGGTGATGGTCGCGGTGGTGGTCTTTGCGATATTGCGTTTGAGCCCGGGTGATCCGGCCATCATCATGGCCGGCGACGGCGCCACTCCCGAGCGGATCGAACAGATCCGCCAGACGATGGGCCTGGACCAGCCGATGGCCAGGCAGTTCTTCATCTGGGGCGGCAAGCTGCTTCAGGGTGACCTGGGCACCTCGCTGATGTCCGGCGTGCCGGTCACCCAGCTCATCGGCCAGCGCCTCGAACCGTCGTTGAGCCTGGCGCTGTTGACGCTGGTCTTCACGCTGATCGTGGCGATCCCGCTGGGCGTGCTGGCGGCCTGGCGCCAGGGCCGGCTGCTGGACCGCGCGGTCATGGGCTTTTCGGTGCTGGGCTTCTCGGTGCCGGTGTTCGTCACCGGCTACCTGCTGATCTGGGCCTTCGCCATCAAGCTGGGCTGGTTCAACGTGCAGGGCTACACGCCGCTGGCCAATGGCTTCTGGTTGTTCCTGCATCGGCTGATCCTGCCGTCGCTGGCGCTGTCCACCGTGTACATCGCCCTGATCGCGCGCATCACGCGCACCAGCGTCATCGAGGTGATGGGCGAGGACTTCATCCGCACCGCGCGCTCCAAGGGGCTGACCGAGACCGGCGTGCTGCTGGGCCACGCGTTGCGCAATGCCGCGGTGCCCATCGCCACGGTGGTGGGCCTGGGCATCGCGCTGCTGATCAGCGGCGTGGTGGTGACCGAATCGGTGTTCAACATCCCCGGCCTGGGCCGGCTGGTGGTCGAAGCCGTGCTGGCGCGCGACTACCCCGTGATCCAGGGCCTGACGCTGTTCTTCGCCTTCGTCTACGTGTTCATCAATCTGGTTGTCGATTGCGCCTACACGGTGTTCGACCCCCGTATCCGATACTGA
- a CDS encoding ABC transporter permease, with product MQTPTDAAAQAAADLPGGGTPHVTAWRQIRQGLKSWPVMLALVVLLIIVAIALFAPLLGTVDPTSINPGARLKQPFTDYLFGTDAFGRDVWSRVAYGARVSLIAGLGAAVISVTIGLVVGVIAGWFRSLDGIIMRTMDAIMAIPGILLAIALVSVTGASLMTVLVAITIPEIPRVVRLVRGQILTVRGEPYVEAALALGTPLPLLLWRHMVPSTIAPLTVQGTYVFASAMLTEAILSFLGAGIPPEIASWGNIMSEGRMYFRMLPGLILFPGLFLSLTVLSVNILGDALRDALDPKMVRRI from the coding sequence ATGCAAACGCCAACCGACGCCGCCGCGCAAGCGGCCGCCGATCTTCCCGGCGGCGGCACGCCCCACGTCACCGCCTGGCGCCAGATCCGCCAGGGCCTCAAAAGCTGGCCGGTGATGCTGGCCCTGGTGGTGCTGCTCATCATTGTCGCCATCGCCCTGTTCGCCCCGCTGCTGGGCACGGTCGACCCGACGTCCATCAATCCCGGCGCGCGCCTGAAGCAGCCGTTCACCGATTACCTGTTCGGCACCGACGCCTTCGGCCGCGACGTCTGGTCGCGCGTGGCCTACGGCGCGCGCGTCTCGCTGATCGCGGGGCTGGGCGCGGCGGTCATCAGCGTCACCATCGGGCTGGTGGTCGGCGTCATCGCCGGCTGGTTCCGCTCGCTCGACGGCATCATCATGCGCACCATGGACGCCATCATGGCGATCCCCGGCATCCTGTTGGCGATTGCCCTGGTGTCGGTCACCGGTGCCAGCCTGATGACGGTGCTGGTGGCCATCACCATCCCCGAGATTCCACGGGTGGTGCGCCTGGTGCGCGGCCAGATCCTGACCGTTCGCGGCGAGCCCTACGTCGAAGCGGCGCTGGCGCTGGGCACGCCGCTGCCGCTGCTGCTGTGGCGCCACATGGTGCCCAGCACCATCGCGCCGCTGACCGTGCAGGGCACGTATGTGTTCGCTTCGGCCATGCTGACCGAGGCCATCCTCAGCTTCCTGGGCGCGGGCATCCCGCCCGAGATCGCCTCCTGGGGCAACATCATGTCCGAAGGCCGCATGTACTTCCGCATGCTGCCTGGCCTGATCCTGTTCCCGGGGCTGTTCCTGTCGCTGACCGTGCTCAGCGTGAACATCCTGGGCGACGCGCTGCGCGACGCCCTCGATCCGAAAATGGTGCGCAGGATCTGA
- a CDS encoding ABC transporter ATP-binding protein — translation MTYSPTPPAGDTSSAVLAIRNLSVEVGGAGNRVVRNLSLDVHAGETVCVVGESGSGKSVTSLAVMGLLPAGVLRISAGSIRVEGEDVANATPRRLRELRATRMAMVFQEPMTALNPVHTVGKQVDEVLRLHRRMSAAERRAKVLDMFRSVHLPDVERIYDAYPHQLSGGQRQRIVIAMALILEPKLLIADEPTTALDVTTQKQILLLIKELQVKHQTAVLFITHDFGVVAEIADRIVVMNRGDLIESGTRDEILAEPKQSYTRRLVSSVPSLVPLHREAPAGVPVLHVKGLGRTYGGKRSLFSRSAPRNVIAAADVNLTLRKGEILGIVGESGSGKSTVARCIVRLIEPTAGHMMMGGEDLSTLSGAALRPVRRRIQIVFQDPYRSLNPRRTVGESIIEGLLNFGVPREQALQRAGETLSVVGLSPDAMRRYPHQFSGGQRQRICIARALVMDPEILVADEAVSALDVSVQAQVLELLEQVRERTGVGVLFITHDLRVAAQICDTIMVMQRGKVVETGAAQAVLTDPRHEYTRALIDAAPGRDWDFRNFRPVAAGLAAPAA, via the coding sequence ATGACCTACTCTCCCACTCCCCCCGCGGGCGATACCTCGTCCGCCGTGCTGGCGATCCGCAACCTGTCGGTGGAGGTCGGCGGCGCCGGCAACCGCGTGGTGCGCAACCTGAGCCTGGACGTGCACGCCGGCGAAACCGTGTGCGTGGTCGGCGAGTCCGGCTCGGGCAAGTCGGTCACATCGCTGGCCGTCATGGGCCTGTTGCCGGCCGGCGTGCTGCGCATCAGCGCGGGCTCGATCCGCGTCGAAGGCGAGGACGTGGCCAACGCCACGCCGCGGCGCCTGCGCGAACTGCGCGCCACCCGCATGGCCATGGTGTTCCAGGAACCCATGACGGCGCTGAACCCCGTGCACACCGTCGGCAAGCAGGTCGACGAAGTGCTGCGCCTGCATCGCCGCATGTCGGCCGCCGAACGCCGCGCCAAGGTACTGGACATGTTCCGCTCGGTGCACCTGCCCGACGTCGAGCGCATCTACGATGCCTATCCGCACCAGCTCTCGGGCGGCCAGCGCCAGCGCATCGTGATCGCGATGGCGCTGATCCTGGAGCCCAAGCTGCTGATCGCCGACGAGCCGACCACGGCGCTGGACGTCACCACGCAGAAGCAGATCCTGCTGCTGATCAAGGAACTGCAGGTCAAGCACCAGACCGCCGTGCTGTTCATCACGCACGACTTCGGCGTGGTGGCCGAGATCGCCGACCGAATCGTGGTGATGAACCGCGGCGACCTGATCGAAAGCGGCACCCGCGACGAGATCCTGGCCGAACCCAAGCAGTCGTACACGCGGCGCCTGGTGTCGTCGGTGCCCAGCCTGGTGCCGTTGCACCGCGAAGCGCCCGCGGGCGTGCCGGTGCTGCACGTCAAGGGCCTGGGGCGCACCTACGGCGGCAAGCGCTCGCTGTTCTCGCGCAGCGCGCCGCGCAACGTGATCGCGGCAGCAGACGTCAACCTGACGCTGCGCAAGGGCGAAATCCTCGGCATCGTGGGCGAGTCCGGCTCGGGCAAGTCGACCGTGGCGCGCTGCATCGTGCGCCTGATCGAACCCACCGCCGGCCACATGATGATGGGCGGCGAAGACCTCAGCACGCTGTCCGGCGCGGCCCTGCGCCCGGTGCGGCGCCGCATCCAGATCGTGTTCCAGGATCCTTACCGCTCGCTCAACCCGCGCCGCACCGTGGGCGAGTCCATCATCGAAGGCCTGCTCAACTTCGGCGTGCCGCGCGAGCAGGCGCTGCAACGTGCCGGCGAGACGCTGTCGGTGGTCGGGCTGAGCCCCGACGCCATGCGACGCTACCCGCACCAGTTCTCAGGCGGCCAGCGCCAGCGCATCTGCATCGCCCGCGCGCTGGTGATGGACCCCGAGATCCTGGTGGCCGACGAAGCCGTGTCGGCGCTGGACGTGTCGGTGCAGGCGCAGGTGCTGGAACTGCTCGAGCAGGTGCGCGAGCGCACCGGCGTGGGCGTGCTGTTCATCACGCATGACCTGCGCGTGGCCGCGCAGATCTGCGACACCATCATGGTCATGCAGCGCGGCAAGGTCGTCGAGACCGGCGCCGCCCAGGCCGTGCTGACCGATCCCCGCCACGAGTACACCCGCGCCCTGATCGACGCGGCGCCCGGGCGCGACTGGGACTTCCGCAACTTCCGGCCCGTGGCGGCCGGGCTGGCGGCCCCCGCCGCCTGA
- a CDS encoding amidase, protein MSQPHELSAQELLAAYRNKTLSPVEATRSVLDHIARWEPHIHATYALDPDQALAQARASEARWMKGEPQACGGYSLDGVPATIKENIATRGVPVPLGTAATDLTPAAADAPPAARMREAGAVVLGKTTMPDYGMLSSGLSSFHALTRNPWDLSKNPGGSSAGAGAAAAAGYGPLHIGTDIGGSVRLPAAWCGIATLKPSLGRIPIDPPFMGRCAGPMTRDITDAALMMGVLSQPDARDHMSLPFQDFDWLNLDIDVRGLRIGLQLEAGCGLPLDPEIRAAVEAAARLFESAGAIVTPLKPWMTPEMLDGVDRFWRTRSAIDLGALPQARRDKILPFIRAWAESGGGQSGEAVFRSYYETLNVRAKTVAATAPYDYVLSPVAPVVAYNAEWAAPTNEVATTMHHIGYTLPYNMSEQPAASVNCGYTRAGLPIGLQIAGARFDDLGVLRVARAWERMRPAQQPWPQPPRAV, encoded by the coding sequence ATGTCGCAACCGCATGAACTCTCGGCCCAGGAGCTGCTGGCCGCCTACCGTAACAAGACCCTGTCGCCGGTCGAGGCGACCCGCTCGGTGCTCGACCACATCGCGCGCTGGGAACCGCACATCCACGCCACCTATGCGCTCGATCCCGACCAGGCGCTGGCGCAGGCGCGCGCTTCCGAGGCGCGCTGGATGAAGGGCGAGCCGCAGGCTTGCGGCGGCTACTCGCTGGACGGCGTGCCCGCCACCATCAAGGAAAACATCGCCACCCGCGGCGTGCCGGTGCCGCTGGGCACGGCCGCCACCGACTTGACGCCGGCCGCGGCCGACGCCCCGCCGGCGGCGCGCATGCGCGAGGCCGGCGCGGTAGTGCTGGGCAAGACCACCATGCCCGACTACGGCATGCTGTCCTCGGGACTGTCGAGTTTCCATGCGCTGACGCGCAACCCCTGGGACCTGAGCAAAAACCCGGGCGGCTCCAGCGCCGGCGCCGGAGCGGCGGCGGCGGCGGGCTACGGCCCGCTGCACATCGGCACCGACATCGGCGGCTCGGTGCGCCTGCCGGCCGCCTGGTGCGGCATCGCCACGCTCAAGCCCAGCCTGGGCCGCATCCCCATCGACCCTCCCTTCATGGGCCGCTGCGCCGGCCCCATGACCCGCGACATCACTGACGCCGCGCTGATGATGGGCGTGCTGTCGCAGCCCGACGCGCGCGATCACATGAGCCTGCCGTTCCAGGACTTCGACTGGCTCAACCTGGATATCGACGTGCGCGGCCTGCGCATCGGCCTGCAGCTCGAAGCCGGCTGCGGCCTGCCGCTGGACCCGGAGATCCGCGCCGCCGTCGAAGCCGCGGCCCGACTGTTCGAGTCGGCCGGCGCCATCGTCACGCCGCTCAAGCCGTGGATGACGCCGGAGATGCTGGACGGCGTCGACCGTTTCTGGCGCACCCGCTCGGCCATCGACCTGGGGGCCCTGCCGCAAGCGCGCCGCGACAAGATCCTGCCGTTCATCCGCGCCTGGGCCGAAAGCGGCGGCGGCCAATCCGGCGAGGCCGTGTTCCGCAGCTACTACGAAACCCTGAACGTGCGCGCCAAGACCGTGGCCGCCACCGCCCCCTACGACTACGTGCTGTCGCCGGTGGCGCCGGTGGTGGCCTACAACGCCGAGTGGGCCGCGCCTACCAACGAGGTCGCCACGACCATGCACCACATCGGCTACACCTTGCCCTACAACATGAGCGAGCAGCCGGCCGCCTCGGTCAATTGCGGTTATACCCGGGCAGGCCTGCCGATCGGCCTGCAGATCGCCGGCGCGCGCTTCGACGATCTGGGCGTGCTGCGCGTGGCCCGCGCCTGGGAACGCATGCGCCCGGCCCAGCAGCCCTGGCCGCAGCCGCCCCGGGCCGTCTAA
- a CDS encoding M81 family metallopeptidase: MRWLLAMIKHETNTFSPVPTPLARFFRGNPEILAGDRAIRAYENTDSGLGGYIEVARRVGAEIVVPVAAESWPSGPASAETHELLCKRVLDEVRKGGYDAILLDLHGAMVAEGVEDAEGDLLRRLREIDPKTPVAVTLDMHANIYADIVDNATVISGFHTYPHVDIREAGVRAANVIVRTLKGEIKPVMTWGGKPMLPHVMCQGTHADPNKSLQERCRQLEADGVLAASVFVGFPHADIREAGLSAVVCTDANLAQAQQYRDELLERAWNDRAKWVFHSEPLAPTIARAKAIEQGPVVLLDHYDNTGSGGTMDTTAVLAEVLRQELDDVVFYAICDPQAAREAATAGVGSTVTLPLGGKVDMPAIKRAGEPLTVTGRVKLVFDGVYLNRGPMYRGVRNDTGLTVVIDTGRVEIVVVSRHQEPFDINCLLSAGIDPLQKRYVVLKSRVHWRAGFSEMATEIIECTGVGVTTSDYGQLDFKHVRRPIYPLDPL; the protein is encoded by the coding sequence ATGCGTTGGCTTCTGGCAATGATCAAGCACGAGACGAACACCTTCTCGCCCGTGCCGACCCCGCTCGCGCGCTTTTTCCGCGGCAATCCTGAAATCCTGGCCGGCGACCGCGCCATCCGCGCCTACGAGAACACCGACAGCGGCCTGGGCGGCTACATCGAGGTGGCGCGCCGCGTCGGCGCCGAGATCGTGGTGCCGGTGGCCGCCGAATCCTGGCCCAGCGGCCCGGCCAGCGCCGAGACCCACGAGCTGCTGTGCAAGCGGGTGCTGGACGAGGTCCGCAAGGGCGGCTACGACGCCATCCTGCTGGACCTGCACGGCGCCATGGTGGCCGAGGGCGTGGAAGACGCCGAGGGCGACCTGCTGCGCCGCCTGCGCGAGATCGATCCCAAGACGCCGGTGGCGGTGACGCTGGACATGCACGCCAACATCTACGCCGACATCGTCGACAACGCCACCGTCATCAGCGGCTTCCATACCTATCCGCACGTGGACATCCGCGAGGCCGGCGTGCGCGCGGCCAACGTCATCGTGCGCACGCTCAAGGGCGAGATCAAGCCCGTGATGACCTGGGGCGGCAAGCCCATGCTGCCGCACGTCATGTGCCAGGGCACCCACGCCGATCCCAACAAATCGCTGCAGGAGCGCTGCCGCCAGCTGGAGGCCGATGGCGTTCTGGCGGCCTCGGTGTTCGTGGGTTTCCCCCACGCCGACATCCGCGAGGCGGGCCTTAGCGCCGTGGTCTGTACGGACGCCAACCTGGCCCAGGCGCAGCAATACCGCGACGAACTGCTGGAGCGCGCCTGGAACGACCGGGCGAAATGGGTGTTCCATTCCGAGCCGCTGGCGCCCACCATCGCCCGGGCCAAGGCCATCGAGCAAGGCCCGGTGGTGTTGCTGGACCACTACGACAACACCGGCTCCGGCGGCACCATGGACACCACCGCGGTGCTGGCCGAGGTGCTGCGCCAGGAATTGGACGACGTGGTGTTCTACGCCATCTGCGATCCCCAGGCGGCGCGCGAGGCCGCCACGGCGGGCGTGGGCAGCACCGTCACCCTGCCCCTGGGCGGCAAGGTGGACATGCCCGCCATCAAGCGGGCCGGCGAGCCGCTGACGGTGACCGGCCGGGTCAAGCTGGTGTTCGACGGTGTCTACCTGAACCGCGGCCCCATGTATCGGGGCGTGCGCAATGACACCGGCCTGACGGTGGTGATCGATACCGGACGGGTCGAGATCGTGGTGGTGTCGCGCCACCAGGAGCCCTTCGACATCAATTGCCTGCTGTCGGCCGGCATCGATCCGCTGCAAAAGCGCTATGTGGTGCTCAAGAGCCGGGTCCACTGGCGCGCCGGCTTCTCCGAGATGGCCACCGAGATCATCGAGTGCACCGGCGTGGGCGTCACCACCTCCGACTACGGCCAGCTTGACTTCAAGCATGTGCGCCGGCCGATCTACCCGCTCGATCCCCTGTAA